The following coding sequences lie in one Oryza brachyantha chromosome 10, ObraRS2, whole genome shotgun sequence genomic window:
- the LOC102706688 gene encoding uncharacterized oxidoreductase At4g09670-like: MSSPSAAAPVRFGIMGCASIARKLARAMLLAPGAVVAAVGSRSEGKARGFADETGLLRQGGGAAPPRLHGSYEALLDDPGVDAVYLPLPTSLHVRWATAAAAKGKHVLLEKPTALCAADLDAILAACEAAGVQFMDATMWMHHPRTAKMRELVDDKATTGDIRAINSLFSFRANEEFLHNDIRVKPDLDALGALGDVGWYCIRGILWAVDYELPKTVIAMRDPVRNQAGVLLACGATLYWADGKIATFNCSFLTNLTMDLSIVGTNGTLHVTDFVIPYEEKSASFSMASKSKFAELHTGWDPLPSKHVVPTDLPQEALMVQEFSRLVQNIRDAGGKPEGKWPSITRKTQVVMDAVKTSIDNEFAPVDVSS, encoded by the exons ATGTCGtccccgtcggccgccgcgccggtgcGCTTCGGCATCATGGGGTGCGCCTCCATCGCGCGGAAGCTGGCGCGCGCCATGCTGCTCGCCCCGGGCGCCGTCGTGGCCGCCGTCGGGAGCCGCTCCGAGGGGAAGGCGCGCGGGTTCGCCGACGAGACCGGGCTGCTCCGGCAGGGCGGGggcgccgccccgccccgcctgCACGGCTCCTACGAGGCCCTCCTCGACGACCCGGGCGTCGACGCCGTCTACCTCCCGCTCCCCACCAGCCTCCACGTCCGCtgggccaccgccgccgccgccaaggggAAGCACGTGCTCCTCGAGAAGCCCACCGCGCTGTGCGCCGCCGACCTCGACGCCATCCTCGCCGCCTGCGAGGCCGCCGGGGTGCAGTTCATGGACGCCACCATGTGGATGCACCACCCGCGCACTGCCAAGATGCGGGAGCTCGTCGACGACAAGGCCACCACCGGCGACATAAGAGCG ATAAATAGCTTGTTCAGCTTTCGGGCAAATGAAGAATTTCTCCACAATGATATCAGGGTAAAGCCAGACCTTGATGCCCTTGGTGCACTTGGTGATGTCGGGTGGTACTGCATCCGTGGAATCTTGTGGGCTGTCGACTATGAGCTTCCCAAGACTGTGATCGCGATGCGCGACCCTGTGAGGAACCAAGCTGGTGTGCTCCTTGCCTGTGGTGCGACACTCTACTGGGCTGATGGCAAGATCGCCACCTTCAACTGTTCTTTCCTCACCAACCTTACCATGGACTTGAGCATTGTTGGAACAAATGGTACGCTTCATGTCACTGACTTTGTCATCCCATACGAAGAGAAGTCTGCGTCATTCAGCATGGCATCCAAGTCAAAATTCGCCGAACTCCACACCGGATGGGATCCACTGCCCAGCAAGCACGTCGTCCCTACAGACCTGCCACAGGAGGCCCTCATGGTCCAGGAGTTCTCAAGGTTAGTGCAGAACATCCGAGACGCAGGTGGCAAACCTGAGGGGAAGTGGCCATCCATCACCCGGAAGACTCAGGTTGTGATGGACGCAGTCAAAACTTCTATTGACAACGAGTTTGCACCGGTTGATGTTTCTAGTTGA